A single Chiloscyllium punctatum isolate Juve2018m chromosome 26, sChiPun1.3, whole genome shotgun sequence DNA region contains:
- the mt2 gene encoding metallothionein-2 translates to MSDTPCTCNLGDTCNCGDNCKCKDCKCTSCKKSCCACCPAGCSKCAQGCVCKGASDKCSCCQ, encoded by the exons atgtctgacactccttgcaCGTGTAACCTGG GAGACACTTGTAACTGCGGGGACAATTGTAAATGTAAAGACTGCAAGTGTACATCGTGCAAGAAGA GCTGCTGCGCATGTTGTCCAGCTGGCTGCAGCAAATGTGCTCAGGGTTGTGTGTGCAAAGGAGCCAGCGACAAATGTAGCTGCTGTCAGTGA